From a region of the Fundulus heteroclitus isolate FHET01 unplaced genomic scaffold, MU-UCD_Fhet_4.1 scaffold_28, whole genome shotgun sequence genome:
- the LOC118559384 gene encoding uncharacterized protein LOC118559384 isoform X2 yields MILCFSVLQHFCLLSVFSHFRTMPKYKSSVRCKTKKIKLTRKTIGARAKSSYIPSHAGSSDTNTVFPSSHDICTENSEEEGTAYTRAKRKELSLWDTLKDQVLEESYKSSAPFSDMCSVCKKPGVYRCLECSRSSVFCKDCVYTVHINSLHLPEKWNKTCYEAAFQQLVLHLSGDHSTHVVYSRDVKTFVNTGHLINCTVSFCKCEPEVCTLLKYGLWPASPEKPQTAFSMALLELFVHLSLECQISVEGFINTLRWKNNLTVMEVNMLYRALVGESISQFRHYHFRRRSLVGLCDQFDDGTVCPACIKTDGTVIVALDANFGLVRKKSSGSSITEPLQGNRMFVRDEDVEEYVRSNPDNCQPTENCSKFKAGNALRSQNQQKKLDITGVFGASCRHEVPLIFLNMTHGERKLEKESQKDFPWRYQHFMCMGINCSVRYFLGCSKVSLPNSTSCYIIYTYCSPCCYKAA; encoded by the exons atgaTTTTATGCTTCTCGGTGTTACAGCATTTCtgtcttctttctgttttctcccaCTTTAGAACCATGCCTAAATATAAGAGCAGTGTCCGTTgtaagaccaaaaaaataaaactaactcggaAAACCATCGGTGCTCGGGCGAAATCTTCCTACATTCCCTCACATGCAGGCTCATCTGACACCAACACTGTTTTTCCCTCATCACATGACATTTGTACTGAAAACTCAGAGGAAGAAGGGACCGCGTATACCAGGGCAAAAAGGAAGGAGCTGAGCCTATGGGATACACTAAAAGATCAGGTCTTGGAAGAGTCCTATAAGTCCTCCGCTCCTTTCTCTGACATGTGCTCTGTGTGCAAGAAACCTGGAGTATACCGCTGTCTGGAATGCAGCAGAAGCAGTGTTTTTTGCAAGGATTGTGTCTACACAGTACACATAAATTCTTTGCACCTCCCTGAAAAGTGGAAT AAAACCTGCTATGAGGCTGCTTTCCAGCAGTTGGTGTTGCATTTAAGTGGGGATCACAGTACCCATGTTGTTTACTCCAGAGATGTAAAGACTTTTGTCAACACAG gtCATCTCATTAATTGCACAGTTTCTTTTTGTAAATGCGAACCTGAGGTCTGCACTCTTCTGAAATATGGCCTTTGGCCTGCTTCACCGGAGAAGCCACAGACTGCTTTTTCAATGGCTCTTCTTGAGCTATTTGTCCATCTTTCTTTGGAGTGCCAGATCTCTGTAGAGGGATTCATCAACACCTTACGGTGGAAAAACAATCTTACTGTTATGGAG GTTAATATGCTGTACAGAGCCCTAGTAGGAGAGTCTATTTCCCAGTTTCGCCATTATCACTTCCGACGAAGGTCACTAGTTGGCCTTTGTGACCAATTTGATGATGGCACAGTGTGCCCGGCATGCATAAAG actGATGGCACTGTAATTGTGGCTTTGGATGCCAACTTTGGCCTTGTACGAAAAAAGAGCTCTGGAAGTAGTATCACTGAGCCATTGCAGGGTAACAGAATGTTTgtcagggatgaagatgttgaAGAGTATGTCAGGTCAAATCCTGACAACTGTCAACCAACAGAG aaCTGTAGCAAGTTTAAAGCTGGCAATGCACTTCGTTCCcaaaaccagcaaaaaaaattagacaTAACTGGTGTATTTGGAGCATCATGTCGCCACGAGGTTCCACTGATATTTCTTAACATGACACATGGAGAAAG AAAACTGGAGAAGGAATCCCAAAAGGACTTTCCCTGGCGGTACCAGCATTTCATGTGTATGGGCATAAACTGCAGTGTCAGGTATTTTTTGGGTTGTTCTAAAGTTAGTCTACCAAATTCAACATCTTGTTACATCATATATACATATTGTTCACCCTGTTGCTATAAAGCAGCATGA
- the LOC118559384 gene encoding uncharacterized protein LOC118559384 isoform X3, with protein sequence MPKYKSSVRCKTKKIKLTRKTIGARAKSSYIPSHAGSSDTNTVFPSSHDICTENSEEEGTAYTRAKRKELSLWDTLKDQVLEESYKSSAPFSDMCSVCKKPGVYRCLECSRSSVFCKDCVYTVHINSLHLPEKWNKTCYEAAFQQLVLHLSGDHSTHVVYSRDVKTFVNTGHLINCTVSFCKCEPEVCTLLKYGLWPASPEKPQTAFSMALLELFVHLSLECQISVEGFINTLRWKNNLTVMEVNMLYRALVGESISQFRHYHFRRRSLVGLCDQFDDGTVCPACIKTDGTVIVALDANFGLVRKKSSGSSITEPLQGNRMFVRDEDVEEYVRSNPDNCQPTENCSKFKAGNALRSQNQQKKLDITGVFGASCRHEVPLIFLNMTHGERLAYPKYVITELMKKYKEKNINLHVLYDIACVLSRHFRKTGEGIPKGLSLAVPAFHVYGHKLQCQVFFGLF encoded by the exons ATGCCTAAATATAAGAGCAGTGTCCGTTgtaagaccaaaaaaataaaactaactcggaAAACCATCGGTGCTCGGGCGAAATCTTCCTACATTCCCTCACATGCAGGCTCATCTGACACCAACACTGTTTTTCCCTCATCACATGACATTTGTACTGAAAACTCAGAGGAAGAAGGGACCGCGTATACCAGGGCAAAAAGGAAGGAGCTGAGCCTATGGGATACACTAAAAGATCAGGTCTTGGAAGAGTCCTATAAGTCCTCCGCTCCTTTCTCTGACATGTGCTCTGTGTGCAAGAAACCTGGAGTATACCGCTGTCTGGAATGCAGCAGAAGCAGTGTTTTTTGCAAGGATTGTGTCTACACAGTACACATAAATTCTTTGCACCTCCCTGAAAAGTGGAAT AAAACCTGCTATGAGGCTGCTTTCCAGCAGTTGGTGTTGCATTTAAGTGGGGATCACAGTACCCATGTTGTTTACTCCAGAGATGTAAAGACTTTTGTCAACACAG gtCATCTCATTAATTGCACAGTTTCTTTTTGTAAATGCGAACCTGAGGTCTGCACTCTTCTGAAATATGGCCTTTGGCCTGCTTCACCGGAGAAGCCACAGACTGCTTTTTCAATGGCTCTTCTTGAGCTATTTGTCCATCTTTCTTTGGAGTGCCAGATCTCTGTAGAGGGATTCATCAACACCTTACGGTGGAAAAACAATCTTACTGTTATGGAG GTTAATATGCTGTACAGAGCCCTAGTAGGAGAGTCTATTTCCCAGTTTCGCCATTATCACTTCCGACGAAGGTCACTAGTTGGCCTTTGTGACCAATTTGATGATGGCACAGTGTGCCCGGCATGCATAAAG actGATGGCACTGTAATTGTGGCTTTGGATGCCAACTTTGGCCTTGTACGAAAAAAGAGCTCTGGAAGTAGTATCACTGAGCCATTGCAGGGTAACAGAATGTTTgtcagggatgaagatgttgaAGAGTATGTCAGGTCAAATCCTGACAACTGTCAACCAACAGAG aaCTGTAGCAAGTTTAAAGCTGGCAATGCACTTCGTTCCcaaaaccagcaaaaaaaattagacaTAACTGGTGTATTTGGAGCATCATGTCGCCACGAGGTTCCACTGATATTTCTTAACATGACACATGGAGAAAG ACTTGCATATCCTAAATATGTCATCACAGAGCTgatgaaaaaatataaagaaaaaaacattaatctgCATGTCCTTTATGACATTGCATGTGTCCTGTCCAGACATTTCCGT AAAACTGGAGAAGGAATCCCAAAAGGACTTTCCCTGGCGGTACCAGCATTTCATGTGTATGGGCATAAACTGCAGTGTCAGGTATTTTTTGGGTTGTTCTAA
- the LOC118559384 gene encoding uncharacterized protein LOC118559384 isoform X1 translates to MILCFSVLQHFCLLSVFSHFRTMPKYKSSVRCKTKKIKLTRKTIGARAKSSYIPSHAGSSDTNTVFPSSHDICTENSEEEGTAYTRAKRKELSLWDTLKDQVLEESYKSSAPFSDMCSVCKKPGVYRCLECSRSSVFCKDCVYTVHINSLHLPEKWNKTCYEAAFQQLVLHLSGDHSTHVVYSRDVKTFVNTGHLINCTVSFCKCEPEVCTLLKYGLWPASPEKPQTAFSMALLELFVHLSLECQISVEGFINTLRWKNNLTVMEVNMLYRALVGESISQFRHYHFRRRSLVGLCDQFDDGTVCPACIKTDGTVIVALDANFGLVRKKSSGSSITEPLQGNRMFVRDEDVEEYVRSNPDNCQPTENCSKFKAGNALRSQNQQKKLDITGVFGASCRHEVPLIFLNMTHGERLAYPKYVITELMKKYKEKNINLHVLYDIACVLSRHFRKTGEGIPKGLSLAVPAFHVYGHKLQCQVFFGLF, encoded by the exons atgaTTTTATGCTTCTCGGTGTTACAGCATTTCtgtcttctttctgttttctcccaCTTTAGAACCATGCCTAAATATAAGAGCAGTGTCCGTTgtaagaccaaaaaaataaaactaactcggaAAACCATCGGTGCTCGGGCGAAATCTTCCTACATTCCCTCACATGCAGGCTCATCTGACACCAACACTGTTTTTCCCTCATCACATGACATTTGTACTGAAAACTCAGAGGAAGAAGGGACCGCGTATACCAGGGCAAAAAGGAAGGAGCTGAGCCTATGGGATACACTAAAAGATCAGGTCTTGGAAGAGTCCTATAAGTCCTCCGCTCCTTTCTCTGACATGTGCTCTGTGTGCAAGAAACCTGGAGTATACCGCTGTCTGGAATGCAGCAGAAGCAGTGTTTTTTGCAAGGATTGTGTCTACACAGTACACATAAATTCTTTGCACCTCCCTGAAAAGTGGAAT AAAACCTGCTATGAGGCTGCTTTCCAGCAGTTGGTGTTGCATTTAAGTGGGGATCACAGTACCCATGTTGTTTACTCCAGAGATGTAAAGACTTTTGTCAACACAG gtCATCTCATTAATTGCACAGTTTCTTTTTGTAAATGCGAACCTGAGGTCTGCACTCTTCTGAAATATGGCCTTTGGCCTGCTTCACCGGAGAAGCCACAGACTGCTTTTTCAATGGCTCTTCTTGAGCTATTTGTCCATCTTTCTTTGGAGTGCCAGATCTCTGTAGAGGGATTCATCAACACCTTACGGTGGAAAAACAATCTTACTGTTATGGAG GTTAATATGCTGTACAGAGCCCTAGTAGGAGAGTCTATTTCCCAGTTTCGCCATTATCACTTCCGACGAAGGTCACTAGTTGGCCTTTGTGACCAATTTGATGATGGCACAGTGTGCCCGGCATGCATAAAG actGATGGCACTGTAATTGTGGCTTTGGATGCCAACTTTGGCCTTGTACGAAAAAAGAGCTCTGGAAGTAGTATCACTGAGCCATTGCAGGGTAACAGAATGTTTgtcagggatgaagatgttgaAGAGTATGTCAGGTCAAATCCTGACAACTGTCAACCAACAGAG aaCTGTAGCAAGTTTAAAGCTGGCAATGCACTTCGTTCCcaaaaccagcaaaaaaaattagacaTAACTGGTGTATTTGGAGCATCATGTCGCCACGAGGTTCCACTGATATTTCTTAACATGACACATGGAGAAAG ACTTGCATATCCTAAATATGTCATCACAGAGCTgatgaaaaaatataaagaaaaaaacattaatctgCATGTCCTTTATGACATTGCATGTGTCCTGTCCAGACATTTCCGT AAAACTGGAGAAGGAATCCCAAAAGGACTTTCCCTGGCGGTACCAGCATTTCATGTGTATGGGCATAAACTGCAGTGTCAGGTATTTTTTGGGTTGTTCTAA